One stretch of bacterium DNA includes these proteins:
- a CDS encoding 3-isopropylmalate dehydratase small subunit, whose translation MVIKGKAHKYGDDINTDVIYPGKYTYQQLTPQEMAKHALEDLDPDFTKKVKPGDIIVAGKNFGCGSSREQAAACLKYAGISAIIARSFSRIFFRNAINYGLLAIVHPEAAEYIEDGDEVEINREQGTIKVKGKEFSFPPFPELVRGILDAGGLIEYLKIKLAKT comes from the coding sequence ATGGTAATAAAGGGGAAAGCTCACAAATACGGTGATGACATAAACACTGATGTTATCTATCCTGGCAAATACACATATCAGCAGCTTACTCCGCAGGAAATGGCAAAACACGCTCTTGAGGACCTCGACCCAGACTTCACCAAAAAAGTCAAACCCGGCGACATTATAGTAGCAGGAAAGAACTTTGGGTGCGGCTCCTCACGGGAACAAGCTGCTGCGTGTCTTAAATACGCGGGTATAAGCGCGATAATCGCTCGCTCGTTTAGCAGGATATTCTTCAGAAATGCGATTAACTACGGCCTTCTGGCGATTGTCCATCCAGAGGCAGCCGAATATATCGAAGACGGAGATGAAGTGGAAATAAATAGAGAACAGGGAACAATAAAAGTTAAAGGAAAAGAGTTCTCGTTCCCACCATTTCCTGAACTCGTCAGAGGAATTCTTGATGCGGGTGGATTGATAGAATACCTTAAAATCAAACTTGCGAAAACCTGA
- the tsaB gene encoding tRNA (adenosine(37)-N6)-threonylcarbamoyltransferase complex dimerization subunit type 1 TsaB, translating into MDKDVKIIAIDTATDYLAFGIYAGGKIVFEKTVFAPKRHSEILPDILKTALSESNLSLSEISHVALSIGPGSFTGLRVGVSFVQGLVFAKPEIKIVGVDSLQAIAFTFAPCEYPIAVAYDAKAGAIYGAIFDAHSLEPTPLLGSKALPPDEFVEILRKYQKFILCGDYADKIIPQLEPDKAVLPKIPVTPQARNIIALALEQIERNEFIPPEKLEPKYLREFVPKTKSKQKE; encoded by the coding sequence ATGGACAAAGATGTCAAAATAATAGCTATCGACACTGCCACCGATTACCTCGCTTTTGGAATTTATGCAGGCGGAAAAATTGTTTTCGAAAAAACCGTGTTCGCGCCGAAAAGACATTCTGAAATTCTGCCCGACATCCTGAAAACCGCTTTATCAGAAAGCAATTTATCATTATCCGAAATAAGCCATGTTGCGCTGTCAATAGGACCGGGCTCCTTCACCGGGCTAAGAGTGGGCGTTTCCTTCGTTCAAGGGCTTGTTTTTGCAAAACCTGAGATAAAAATAGTGGGCGTGGACAGCCTACAAGCCATAGCCTTCACATTTGCTCCGTGCGAATATCCGATAGCCGTTGCCTACGACGCCAAGGCTGGTGCCATATATGGTGCGATATTCGACGCACATTCGCTGGAACCAACGCCATTATTAGGTTCCAAAGCACTCCCACCTGACGAATTCGTCGAAATACTAAGGAAATACCAAAAATTTATACTTTGCGGCGACTATGCGGACAAAATAATCCCTCAACTCGAGCCAGACAAAGCAGTTTTACCAAAAATCCCGGTAACACCTCAGGCAAGAAACATAATAGCCCTCGCCTTAGAACAAATAGAACGCAATGAATTCATACCACCCGAAAAACTTGAGCCAAAGTATCTTCGAGAATTCGTTCCCAAAACTAAATCAAAACAAAAGGAGTAA